From Synoicihabitans lomoniglobus, the proteins below share one genomic window:
- the trxB gene encoding thioredoxin-disulfide reductase produces MSNPSVENVVIVGTGCAGLTAAIYTGRANLNPLVLEGTQPGGQLTTTSEVENFPGFPEGIDGFMLMDNLRKQASKFGARFQQSLVDSVDFTVSPRKLVCAGKEILAHTVIIATGASPRLTGVPGEKELYGGKGVTTCATCDGAFYRKMDVAVIGGGDSAAEEALFLTRFCSKVYLVHRRDELRASKIMADRATSHEKIEMVWNSVPVSVEGVEEGSVSGLRIKNTVSGEESTLPIKGLFVAIGHVPNTGPFSPALDTDEGGYFKPAAGSQVQTNVPGVYVAGDCADHVYRQAITAAGMGCAAAIEAERWLAEHE; encoded by the coding sequence ATGAGCAATCCTTCCGTCGAAAACGTCGTCATTGTTGGCACCGGCTGCGCCGGCCTCACCGCCGCCATCTACACCGGCCGCGCCAACCTCAACCCTCTGGTCCTCGAAGGCACCCAACCCGGCGGTCAGCTCACGACTACCTCGGAGGTCGAAAATTTCCCCGGTTTCCCCGAAGGGATCGACGGCTTCATGCTCATGGACAACTTGCGCAAACAGGCCTCCAAGTTCGGTGCCCGCTTCCAACAATCCCTGGTCGACTCGGTCGACTTCACCGTCTCTCCCCGCAAGCTCGTTTGCGCGGGCAAGGAGATCCTCGCCCACACCGTCATCATCGCCACGGGCGCGTCCCCGCGCTTGACCGGTGTGCCCGGCGAAAAGGAATTATACGGCGGCAAGGGCGTGACGACCTGCGCCACCTGCGATGGTGCCTTCTACCGCAAGATGGATGTCGCCGTCATCGGCGGCGGTGACAGCGCGGCCGAAGAGGCGCTCTTTCTTACCCGTTTTTGCAGCAAGGTTTACCTCGTGCATCGTCGCGATGAGCTGCGCGCCTCCAAGATCATGGCCGACCGCGCGACTTCGCACGAAAAGATCGAGATGGTCTGGAACAGCGTGCCGGTCTCCGTCGAAGGCGTCGAGGAAGGCTCCGTCAGCGGCCTGCGCATCAAGAACACCGTTTCGGGCGAAGAAAGCACCCTGCCCATCAAGGGCCTCTTTGTCGCCATCGGCCACGTGCCGAACACCGGGCCGTTCAGCCCCGCGCTCGACACCGATGAGGGTGGCTATTTCAAACCCGCCGCGGGTTCACAGGTGCAGACCAATGTCCCGGGTGTCTACGTTGCCGGTGACTGCGCCGACCACGTTTACCGCCAGGCCATCACGGCTGCGGGGATGGGTTGCGCGGCCGCGATCGAAGCCGAACGCTGGCTGGCGGAGCACGAATAA
- a CDS encoding GAF domain-containing protein, translating to MSMPTIPPTTRTFIKVTEVWIPDRSGQFLEFSGGIYGDLNEFRRISRHERFNHGEGLPGAAWAQRRPVILSEFTTENFKRTAAAHAAGLTCGIAYPVFAGEFLTGVLVFFCGEDEGNVGAIEVWGRDPTDQLGLKLDSGYYGNLKEFEFISRHTTFRKGSGLPGMVWDRYMPVILDNMDDSGPFSRALDATRAGITTALGLPCSASTRESFVLCLLSVGELPIAQRYEIWEPDESLQVLHLKDAADESDVRHFEQMSTVQLRRGEGLIGEVWRSGAPQIADKLDMVVSPPFVSAKSAGLDHAVALPVLGNGFLKAVVVWYF from the coding sequence ATGAGCATGCCGACCATCCCTCCCACCACGCGCACCTTTATCAAGGTCACGGAGGTTTGGATCCCCGACCGCAGCGGTCAGTTTCTGGAGTTCTCCGGCGGCATCTACGGCGACCTGAATGAGTTTCGCCGAATCAGTCGTCACGAACGCTTCAACCACGGCGAGGGGCTGCCCGGTGCTGCGTGGGCGCAGCGCCGGCCGGTGATCCTGTCGGAGTTTACCACGGAAAACTTCAAACGGACGGCGGCGGCTCATGCGGCGGGGCTGACCTGCGGCATCGCGTATCCGGTGTTCGCGGGCGAGTTTTTGACCGGTGTGCTCGTGTTTTTCTGTGGTGAGGACGAGGGCAACGTAGGTGCCATCGAAGTGTGGGGGCGCGATCCCACCGACCAACTGGGGCTCAAGTTGGACTCCGGTTACTACGGCAACCTGAAGGAATTCGAATTCATCTCCCGCCACACCACGTTCCGCAAAGGCAGCGGATTGCCCGGTATGGTCTGGGACCGCTACATGCCGGTGATTCTCGACAACATGGATGACTCCGGACCGTTCTCGCGGGCGCTCGACGCCACTCGCGCCGGGATCACCACCGCGTTGGGATTGCCCTGCTCCGCCTCCACCCGCGAATCATTCGTATTGTGTCTGCTCTCGGTGGGCGAGTTGCCGATTGCGCAGCGCTACGAGATTTGGGAACCCGACGAGAGCCTCCAAGTTCTGCACCTGAAGGATGCCGCCGACGAATCGGATGTCCGTCATTTCGAGCAAATGAGCACGGTGCAATTACGGCGGGGCGAGGGCCTGATTGGCGAGGTCTGGCGTTCCGGCGCCCCCCAAATTGCCGACAAACTCGACATGGTGGTTTCACCTCCGTTCGTCTCGGCCAAATCCGCGGGGTTGGATCACGCCGTGGCTCTGCCCGTCTTGGGCAACGGCTTCCTCAAGGCCGTCGTCGTCTGGTATTTTTAA
- a CDS encoding M20 aminoacylase family protein, with the protein MPIISRIHELHPEITAWRRELHQHPELLFETHRTSAFVAEKLKAFGCDEIKTGLGRTGVVGVIHGRQTTSGRVIGLRADMDALPIVESTDLPYASQNEGLMHACGHDGHTAMLLGAAKYLAETRNFDGTAVVIFQPAEEGGGGGREMCEDGLMTMFGIEKVYGMHNMPDMPIGAFGIRPGPFFASTDQFIIDIEGRGGHAAKPHETVDPTVVASHLTLALQSIVSRGVDPMSPLVVSVTSFHTSGDAFNVIPASVQLKGTVRSMDAESREFARRRLQEIATHTAATFGAVAKVTDIPGYPVMVNDAAETDFAVSVAQTVASAAQVDPAAAAIMGGEDFAYMLEERPGAYILVGNGDSAMLHHPAYDFNDEAIPHGSSYWAQLIETSLPLS; encoded by the coding sequence ATGCCCATCATTTCCCGCATCCACGAACTTCATCCTGAAATCACCGCCTGGCGCCGCGAGTTGCACCAGCATCCGGAATTGCTGTTCGAGACGCACCGCACTTCCGCGTTCGTGGCGGAAAAACTCAAAGCGTTCGGCTGCGACGAGATCAAAACCGGCCTCGGTCGCACCGGTGTGGTCGGCGTGATTCACGGTCGGCAAACCACCAGCGGTCGGGTCATCGGCCTGCGCGCCGATATGGATGCGCTACCGATCGTCGAGTCCACCGACCTGCCTTACGCTTCGCAAAACGAGGGCCTCATGCACGCCTGCGGTCACGACGGCCACACCGCCATGTTGCTGGGGGCCGCCAAATATCTGGCGGAGACGCGCAACTTCGACGGCACCGCCGTGGTGATTTTTCAACCCGCCGAAGAGGGCGGCGGCGGCGGGCGGGAAATGTGCGAGGATGGGCTCATGACGATGTTCGGCATCGAGAAGGTTTACGGGATGCACAACATGCCCGACATGCCGATCGGCGCGTTCGGGATTCGGCCCGGTCCGTTCTTCGCGTCGACCGATCAATTCATCATCGATATCGAAGGTCGGGGTGGGCACGCGGCCAAACCCCACGAGACCGTCGATCCCACCGTGGTTGCTTCCCACCTCACGCTCGCGCTGCAGTCGATCGTGTCGCGCGGCGTCGATCCGATGAGTCCACTCGTGGTTTCCGTGACGAGCTTCCATACCAGCGGTGACGCCTTCAACGTCATCCCGGCGAGCGTGCAACTCAAAGGCACGGTGCGCAGCATGGACGCCGAGTCGCGGGAATTCGCCCGCCGGCGCCTCCAGGAAATCGCCACCCACACTGCCGCGACATTTGGCGCGGTCGCCAAGGTCACCGACATCCCCGGCTACCCGGTCATGGTCAACGATGCCGCCGAAACTGATTTCGCCGTTTCGGTCGCGCAAACCGTCGCCAGCGCAGCCCAGGTCGATCCGGCGGCAGCCGCCATCATGGGCGGCGAGGATTTCGCCTACATGCTCGAAGAGCGCCCCGGCGCCTACATCCTCGTCGGCAACGGCGATTCGGCCATGCTCCACCATCCGGCTTACGATTTTAATGACGAGGCCATACCGCACGGCAGTTCTTATTGGGCGCAATTGATCGAAACCAGCCTGCCCCTTTCCTGA
- a CDS encoding helix-turn-helix transcriptional regulator, with protein sequence MKRKNTSTTDHGGEGTSELAAFLGRGLVTVLGGLGPVHVWGPWTGRRPTDGREGKRFDPVLYDEDHAHSHAELCLMLEGRCRFSFDHQACALATGDLVICPAETAHAEAYLKSSVGYRLMWLSLSPRDPRLHVTRYSHADGFVIEHVMDLALLPAEVGQRLQLLRRLAAAPQPPDVDRLREALLTIALTLYRRLLEEGDARLDTRARLVEQAIDFVREAEGGPLSLAEVARAVQVSPNYLTVLFRTVTGTPLGRFIMAERMARAQQALRRPGASVKAVAADLGFSDPFSFSHAFKRATGCAPRVWMLRRETPPSVTSNMVS encoded by the coding sequence GTGAAACGCAAGAATACCTCGACGACAGATCATGGCGGCGAGGGGACGTCGGAACTCGCCGCGTTTTTGGGTCGTGGGTTGGTGACCGTCCTGGGTGGATTGGGACCGGTGCACGTGTGGGGACCATGGACCGGTCGACGACCGACGGATGGGCGGGAAGGGAAGCGTTTCGACCCCGTGCTTTACGATGAGGATCACGCTCACTCGCATGCGGAGCTTTGCCTCATGTTGGAAGGGCGGTGTCGGTTTAGTTTCGACCACCAGGCGTGCGCGTTGGCGACGGGCGACCTCGTGATCTGTCCGGCTGAAACCGCCCACGCCGAGGCTTATTTGAAATCGAGCGTGGGGTATCGATTGATGTGGCTGAGTTTGAGCCCGCGGGATCCGCGGCTGCATGTGACGCGTTACTCCCACGCGGATGGGTTTGTGATCGAGCACGTGATGGACCTCGCGTTGTTGCCGGCGGAAGTCGGGCAACGTTTGCAGCTGTTGCGACGGCTGGCGGCGGCACCTCAACCACCGGATGTCGACCGGCTGCGGGAAGCGTTGCTGACGATTGCGCTGACCCTGTATCGCCGACTCCTGGAAGAAGGTGACGCCCGACTCGATACCCGCGCGCGCCTGGTGGAGCAGGCGATTGACTTTGTGCGCGAAGCGGAGGGCGGACCGCTGTCGCTGGCCGAAGTAGCGCGGGCGGTGCAGGTCTCGCCGAACTACCTTACGGTATTGTTCCGCACCGTCACAGGCACGCCGCTCGGACGTTTCATCATGGCCGAGCGCATGGCGCGAGCGCAGCAGGCGTTGCGACGCCCGGGGGCGAGCGTGAAGGCGGTGGCCGCGGACCTCGGTTTTTCGGACCCGTTCAGTTTCAGCCATGCGTTCAAGCGCGCGACCGGTTGCGCACCGCGCGTCTGGATGTTGCGCCGTGAAACTCCGCCAAGTGTAACTTCGAACATGGTTTCGTAG
- a CDS encoding DegT/DnrJ/EryC1/StrS family aminotransferase yields the protein MASSPTPTSVASSLALLGGTPVGEVTYSKFPIFNDRAIARVEQVLREGKAVGLGRFHSPEIAEAEETISRYHGGREVLACSSGHAALQGALAGLEICAGDEVITTPYTWGASTSCILHQNAVPIFVDVLRDTGLIDPDKIEAAITPRTKAILAVHLYGQPANLRRLREIADRHDLKLIEDGSQAHGAEIDGMRVGEVGDAAGFSCMGGKVLPTTEAGYLVTPDKSVFWKASMIGQHMGRSPEADFPDDLRPWVDSLVYTYRVTPLNAVLLTEQFGNLGGWIAERRRHAARLRERIAGARFVRLPNYETGVKPVYHLCSMTFDADAAGVTRDTFVAALKAEGLLAFGYVPSPIPDWPRLHWQDYRGPRVAWASTLEAAGVDYRNMDLPNCRWRVAHAIETRFDFVDPQDDSVDRMAEIILKVESQIEALREHEHRHGSADSARR from the coding sequence ATGGCTTCTTCCCCGACTCCGACTTCGGTCGCATCCTCGCTGGCTCTGCTGGGCGGCACGCCCGTGGGTGAGGTGACCTACTCCAAGTTTCCGATTTTCAATGATCGTGCGATTGCGCGAGTGGAGCAGGTCTTGCGCGAAGGCAAAGCGGTGGGATTGGGTCGCTTTCATTCGCCGGAAATTGCCGAAGCAGAGGAAACGATCTCGCGTTACCACGGGGGGCGGGAAGTGCTCGCCTGCAGCTCCGGCCACGCGGCTTTGCAAGGAGCTCTCGCCGGCCTCGAAATCTGCGCGGGCGATGAAGTGATCACGACGCCCTACACCTGGGGGGCGTCGACCTCCTGCATTCTCCATCAAAATGCGGTGCCGATATTCGTCGATGTGCTCCGCGACACCGGACTCATCGATCCGGACAAAATCGAGGCCGCGATCACACCGCGCACCAAGGCGATTCTCGCGGTGCATCTTTATGGGCAACCGGCCAACCTGCGGCGCTTGCGCGAGATCGCCGACCGGCACGACCTGAAATTGATCGAGGACGGCAGTCAGGCGCATGGGGCCGAGATTGATGGGATGCGCGTGGGAGAGGTGGGCGATGCCGCGGGGTTCTCCTGCATGGGCGGCAAGGTGCTGCCGACGACGGAAGCCGGGTATTTGGTCACGCCGGATAAGTCGGTTTTTTGGAAGGCGTCAATGATCGGCCAACACATGGGCCGTTCGCCCGAAGCCGATTTTCCCGATGACCTGCGACCGTGGGTCGACTCGCTCGTTTATACCTATCGGGTGACCCCGCTCAACGCGGTGTTGCTCACCGAACAATTCGGTAATCTCGGCGGTTGGATTGCGGAGCGGCGGCGGCACGCGGCACGATTGCGGGAACGCATCGCCGGAGCTCGATTCGTGCGTTTGCCCAACTATGAAACGGGAGTGAAGCCGGTTTACCACCTGTGCTCGATGACGTTTGACGCCGACGCGGCCGGAGTGACGCGGGATACCTTTGTGGCCGCGCTGAAAGCGGAAGGGCTCCTGGCGTTTGGCTACGTGCCGTCCCCGATCCCGGATTGGCCGCGCTTGCATTGGCAGGATTATCGCGGGCCGCGTGTGGCGTGGGCTTCCACGCTGGAGGCAGCGGGCGTCGATTATCGGAACATGGATTTGCCGAATTGTCGGTGGCGCGTGGCGCACGCGATTGAAACGCGTTTTGACTTCGTGGACCCGCAGGATGATAGCGTCGATCGCATGGCGGAAATTATCCTTAAAGTGGAGTCGCAGATCGAGGCATTGCGGGAGCACGAACATCGGCACGGTTCCGCGGACTCCGCCCGGCGATGA
- a CDS encoding neutral/alkaline non-lysosomal ceramidase N-terminal domain-containing protein: MIQTGFGSSDITPRLGVQLAGYGPYRNRAAREIIAPLRARAMVLTDRRRCAVVLSVELCGVPRELAARLQAAVAKRIGCRPKEVMVSVTHTHSSPSVGGMFGWGEADAMYVETLPARAAEAAVEAWQSRAELAWRHAEVPCEGIAVNRETDAGFALAANFADRMDPAWRPDHPEHTDPTVRVLAAWSGNRPVGMLHHFGCHPVVYGEKTAAIHGDFVGLASAHVERTYPGSVAMFLPGALGDINPKLNHRVPTESRRALHAIARQYGKALRHGLKVGRHLEMDTFQSIRRDEVFARQAWSRGKIDQRIAELEACFDTVGISDHPHTGGEPPLQTLGMERARLEGLRAVRSQFRGERAPNPPVCLHGLQLGPVAILGCGLEPYHRLQAPVLKGSPHVHTWIVGLVGGVGYAPDRAAHERAGYAGDFVPLICGELPFRCVHHELPRALISLAKAL, encoded by the coding sequence ATGATACAGACAGGATTTGGATCGAGCGACATTACGCCCCGGCTCGGGGTGCAATTGGCCGGCTACGGACCGTATCGCAATCGGGCGGCCCGGGAAATCATCGCCCCGCTGCGCGCCCGAGCAATGGTGCTGACGGATCGACGGCGATGCGCGGTGGTGTTGAGTGTGGAGTTGTGCGGGGTGCCGCGTGAATTGGCGGCCCGCTTGCAGGCGGCGGTCGCGAAACGGATCGGCTGCAGACCGAAGGAAGTGATGGTATCGGTGACGCACACCCACAGCAGTCCGTCCGTGGGAGGCATGTTTGGCTGGGGCGAGGCGGACGCCATGTATGTCGAGACCCTGCCGGCGCGAGCCGCCGAAGCCGCCGTGGAAGCTTGGCAATCGCGCGCCGAGTTGGCGTGGCGGCACGCCGAAGTGCCCTGCGAAGGCATTGCGGTGAATCGGGAGACTGATGCCGGTTTTGCGCTGGCGGCGAATTTTGCCGACCGCATGGATCCGGCGTGGCGGCCGGATCATCCGGAGCACACCGATCCCACGGTGAGAGTTCTGGCGGCGTGGTCGGGGAATCGGCCGGTGGGCATGCTGCATCACTTTGGCTGTCACCCGGTCGTCTACGGCGAGAAGACCGCAGCGATTCATGGTGATTTTGTGGGACTCGCGTCGGCGCACGTGGAGCGGACTTATCCAGGCAGCGTGGCCATGTTTTTACCGGGCGCGTTGGGCGATATTAATCCCAAACTGAACCATCGGGTGCCCACCGAATCGCGGCGGGCGTTGCACGCGATTGCCCGACAATACGGGAAGGCGTTGCGCCATGGGCTGAAGGTGGGGCGTCACCTAGAAATGGATACGTTCCAGTCGATCCGGCGCGACGAGGTGTTTGCGCGGCAGGCGTGGTCGCGCGGCAAAATCGATCAACGCATCGCGGAGCTGGAGGCGTGTTTCGACACCGTTGGCATTTCAGACCATCCGCACACGGGTGGTGAACCACCGCTGCAAACCTTGGGCATGGAGCGGGCGCGTTTGGAGGGACTGCGAGCCGTGCGATCGCAGTTTCGAGGCGAGCGCGCGCCGAATCCGCCGGTTTGTTTGCACGGGTTGCAATTGGGACCGGTGGCGATCCTGGGTTGTGGACTCGAACCGTATCACCGTCTGCAAGCGCCGGTGCTGAAAGGTTCACCGCATGTGCACACCTGGATCGTCGGATTGGTCGGAGGCGTGGGCTATGCGCCCGACCGCGCCGCGCATGAGCGCGCGGGATATGCGGGAGATTTTGTCCCGCTGATATGCGGCGAACTCCCGTTTCGTTGCGTGCACCACGAATTGCCCCGCGCCCTCATCAGCCTGGCCAAGGCGTTGTGA